From the genome of Aerosakkonema funiforme FACHB-1375, one region includes:
- a CDS encoding NAD(P)/FAD-dependent oxidoreductase: MADAPQNQSPHHVVIVGGGFGGLYAAQALGRASVKVTLVDKRNFHLFQPLLYQVATGSLSPADISSPLRAVLSKDRNTKVLLGEVKDIDPQQQKIFLPNEELTYDTLIVATGVSHHYFGNEQWATVAPGLKTIENALEIRRRIFWAFEAAEKEKDAEKRRAWLTFAIVGGGPTGVELAGAIAELAFSTLKKDFRDIDTTETKILLLEGADRILPPYSPELSAKALSALEKLGVTVQTKTIVTDIGNNIITTKQGDRIEEIHARTILWAAGVKASKMGKVLAERTGAELDRVGRVVVQPDLSIPNYPNIFVIGDLASFSHQDNKPLPGIAPVAMQEGEYVAKLIKKRLAGQTAPTFRYVETGSLAVIGRNAAVVDYCHFFIPKVLHEIPNFNHKFNLFFCLG, from the coding sequence ATGGCAGATGCACCGCAAAATCAGTCTCCTCACCATGTTGTAATAGTCGGTGGCGGCTTTGGCGGACTTTATGCTGCCCAGGCACTCGGTCGCGCATCGGTGAAGGTGACTTTAGTCGATAAACGCAATTTTCATCTGTTTCAACCGTTACTTTACCAAGTCGCCACCGGTAGTCTATCTCCAGCTGATATTTCCTCACCCCTCCGCGCTGTACTGAGTAAGGATAGAAATACGAAAGTGCTGCTGGGAGAAGTAAAAGATATTGACCCGCAACAGCAAAAAATATTCTTGCCCAATGAAGAACTGACTTACGATACATTAATTGTTGCTACTGGCGTCAGTCACCATTATTTTGGCAACGAGCAATGGGCAACGGTAGCACCGGGATTGAAAACAATAGAAAATGCCTTAGAAATTAGGCGTCGCATTTTCTGGGCATTTGAAGCGGCAGAAAAAGAAAAAGATGCAGAAAAACGGCGTGCTTGGTTGACGTTTGCGATCGTAGGTGGAGGGCCGACTGGTGTAGAATTAGCTGGTGCGATCGCAGAACTTGCCTTCAGCACGCTCAAAAAAGATTTTCGCGATATCGACACCACAGAAACTAAAATATTGTTGTTGGAAGGAGCCGATCGCATTCTCCCTCCCTACTCACCGGAATTATCCGCAAAAGCTTTATCGGCTCTGGAAAAATTGGGAGTGACCGTACAAACAAAAACTATTGTAACAGATATTGGTAACAATATTATCACGACAAAACAAGGCGATCGCATCGAAGAAATTCACGCTCGAACAATATTATGGGCTGCCGGTGTCAAGGCTTCTAAAATGGGAAAAGTTTTAGCCGAACGCACAGGTGCAGAACTCGATCGCGTCGGTCGCGTAGTCGTCCAACCGGATTTAAGTATACCCAATTATCCTAACATTTTTGTAATTGGGGATTTGGCTAGTTTTTCCCATCAAGATAACAAACCCCTACCCGGTATCGCACCCGTCGCTATGCAGGAAGGCGAATATGTTGCCAAACTAATTAAAAAGCGACTTGCTGGTCAAACTGCTCCTACTTTCCGTTACGTCGAGACAGGTAGCTTAGCCGTGATCGGACGAAATGCTGCTGTTGTAGACTATTGTCATTTTTTTATCCCTAAAGTCCTTCACGAAATTCCGAATTTCAACCATAAATTCAATCTCTTTTTCTGTCTGGGCTAA